Proteins from a genomic interval of Flammeovirgaceae bacterium SG7u.111:
- a CDS encoding AI-2E family transporter yields MINKTALNLLIGVVILLALGWFFADIVTYIALALVLTGILRTPTNYISQFQVYGIRVPRAVATLLAFSLIIGLFSLFVYLFVPLVSDQINVISELDLDDIVVQIKIPINGFEQFLLKNGLISETNQGFVLNRLKETVAAFLESFEFTTILNSVLSLTSSLLIGFMAVFFIAFFLLNEKGLFKRHLIAMIPNQYYEVTIAAFSKVEKLLSNYLLGLLLQMISIFSIVSFGLLVVGVEYAVTIGVFAAVANLIPYLGPILGGTFGLIVGISTNLNLASSESYLLLAAKILIVFGFVQFIDNIFLQPIIFSKSVKAHPVEIFLIVFVGANLGGPVGMIAAIPSYTIVKVTFLEFYKGYRQYHVFRK; encoded by the coding sequence TCACCTATATTGCCCTTGCTCTTGTGCTTACGGGTATTTTACGAACACCAACTAACTACATAAGCCAGTTTCAGGTTTATGGTATCAGAGTTCCCAGAGCCGTAGCCACACTATTGGCATTCTCTCTCATTATTGGTCTCTTTTCACTCTTCGTCTACCTCTTTGTCCCTCTGGTTTCTGACCAGATAAATGTGATATCTGAGCTTGATCTAGACGATATTGTAGTTCAGATCAAGATACCAATAAATGGCTTTGAGCAGTTTTTACTCAAAAATGGACTGATAAGTGAAACCAACCAGGGCTTTGTACTCAATAGGCTCAAAGAAACTGTTGCCGCATTTTTGGAAAGCTTCGAGTTTACCACTATCCTCAACAGCGTACTTTCCCTTACTAGTTCTTTGCTCATAGGCTTCATGGCAGTTTTCTTCATCGCCTTTTTTTTACTCAATGAGAAAGGTCTGTTTAAACGCCATTTGATTGCGATGATCCCTAACCAATATTATGAGGTGACCATAGCTGCATTTAGCAAAGTGGAAAAGCTTCTTTCTAATTATCTGCTTGGATTGCTCCTCCAAATGATCTCCATTTTTTCCATCGTGTCTTTTGGCTTGCTGGTAGTAGGAGTAGAGTATGCGGTTACGATAGGAGTATTTGCAGCTGTGGCCAATCTCATTCCCTACTTGGGACCAATCCTTGGCGGTACTTTTGGGTTGATAGTGGGTATCTCAACTAACTTGAACTTGGCTTCTTCGGAAAGTTACTTGCTACTTGCGGCTAAAATTTTAATCGTATTTGGTTTCGTTCAATTTATTGACAATATCTTTTTACAGCCTATTATTTTTTCCAAATCTGTCAAAGCACACCCTGTGGAAATTTTCTTGATCGTGTTTGTTGGGGCTAACCTTGGTGGTCCAGTAGGAATGATAGCTGCTATTCCTTCTTACACCATTGTAAAAGTGACTTTCTTAGAGTTTTATAAAGGCTACAGGCAGTACCACGTATTCAGGAAGTAG
- a CDS encoding DUF4292 domain-containing protein, which yields MLKTGTLHILLLSLAVLFAVSSCRQDPSKSLKGKNQVNTVDYEYFSARGKVKFKEGLEETKGVAHVRMKSDSIVWMSMRTGTGIEGLRMVAYPDSIFIVDVIHKEYYAMSFASLSEKIKFDIDLKTIQSILTGNPILIPNRGVRKSSSDKYLTLTQSIEDIKVQSKVLIANRRLENVNVSNTFTLISLLIDYKEFEDFDGVTFPKKAMVHLKYPDASDKFDINIDIDYGKVVTSSTPLKFPLRIPEKYTLKELK from the coding sequence ATGTTGAAAACTGGAACTCTACACATATTACTTTTAAGCTTGGCCGTGCTTTTTGCAGTGTCTTCATGTAGGCAAGATCCTAGCAAATCCCTCAAAGGCAAAAACCAAGTGAATACCGTCGACTATGAATATTTTTCGGCAAGGGGGAAAGTAAAGTTCAAAGAAGGGCTTGAGGAAACGAAAGGCGTAGCCCATGTTCGAATGAAATCTGACAGTATTGTTTGGATGTCGATGAGGACTGGCACGGGTATAGAAGGCCTCAGGATGGTCGCCTACCCCGATTCTATTTTTATAGTAGATGTAATCCACAAGGAATATTATGCTATGTCATTTGCAAGTCTGAGCGAAAAAATCAAATTCGATATTGACCTTAAAACCATCCAGTCAATCCTTACAGGCAACCCGATTTTGATTCCAAATAGAGGTGTGAGAAAAAGCTCGTCGGACAAATACTTGACGCTTACGCAAAGCATAGAAGACATAAAAGTTCAGAGTAAAGTCCTGATTGCCAACCGGAGGTTAGAAAATGTGAACGTAAGCAATACCTTTACGCTCATTAGCCTCTTAATCGACTATAAAGAATTTGAAGATTTTGACGGAGTGACTTTCCCCAAAAAAGCCATGGTTCATTTAAAGTACCCTGATGCATCAGACAAGTTTGATATCAACATTGACATAGATTATGGAAAAGTGGTCACAAGCAGTACCCCATTGAAATTCCCTCTGAGAATCCCTGAAAAATACACGCTTAAAGAATTGAAGTAG